The following proteins are co-located in the Sporolactobacillus pectinivorans genome:
- the larE gene encoding ATP-dependent sacrificial sulfur transferase LarE, with protein MQTLAEKKQTLVVLLKKMNRVVVAFSGGIDSTLVLKMALDTLGSDQVLAVVANSELFTNEEYDKAVALAEELGAKVIGTELNYLEESHIKHNTPDSWYYAKKIFYARMNELAAANTIDYVLDGMIMDDNNDFRPGLRARTEAGARSVLQEAGFYKTDVRALAKEVALTNWNKVSSCSISSRFPYGTTLTVENIAQVMKAEKYIRDLGFATVRVRWHSEVARVEIPAERLNDFLKFSDQVSKALIGFGFSYVTLDLSGFRSGRMNESLSEAERKAFAS; from the coding sequence ATGCAAACGTTAGCTGAAAAAAAACAAACCTTAGTCGTCCTGTTAAAGAAAATGAATCGCGTCGTTGTTGCCTTTTCCGGTGGTATTGACAGCACACTTGTGCTGAAAATGGCACTCGATACACTGGGTAGTGATCAGGTACTGGCTGTTGTCGCCAATTCCGAACTGTTCACCAATGAAGAATACGATAAGGCGGTTGCTCTGGCTGAAGAATTGGGCGCCAAAGTGATCGGCACGGAACTCAATTATCTGGAAGAATCCCATATTAAGCACAACACACCAGACAGTTGGTATTATGCAAAGAAAATATTCTATGCGCGAATGAATGAACTTGCCGCAGCGAACACAATTGACTATGTACTGGACGGTATGATCATGGATGACAACAACGATTTCCGTCCCGGTCTGCGTGCCCGCACGGAAGCCGGTGCCCGCAGTGTTCTTCAGGAAGCAGGATTCTACAAAACCGATGTCCGCGCGTTGGCTAAAGAAGTCGCTTTGACGAACTGGAATAAGGTTTCTTCCTGCTCAATTTCTTCTCGTTTCCCATATGGTACCACGCTGACGGTGGAAAACATTGCCCAAGTCATGAAAGCAGAGAAATATATTCGTGATCTCGGTTTCGCAACGGTCCGTGTGCGCTGGCATAGCGAAGTGGCGCGTGTTGAAATTCCCGCGGAGCGACTAAACGATTTTCTGAAATTCAGCGACCAAGTCAGCAAAGCTCTGATTGGTTTTGGTTTCAGCTATGTCACGCTTGATCTGAGCGGATTCCGCAGCGGACGAATGAACGAATCACTTTCTGAAGCTGAACGCAAAGCCTTTGCTTCTTAA
- the larD gene encoding D/L-lactic acid transporter LarD yields MIHQLVAEFLGTALMIVFGVGVHCCEVLNTSKYQHSGHIFAITTWGFGITISLFIFGNVCINPAMVLAQAILGNIPWANVIPLSIAEVFGGVFGAIVVFIAYYDQFKASKNIDRIKIRNIFSTNPNVRYLPRNFFVEFIDTFIFITAILAISTVKTPGIVPIAVGLLVWAIGMGMGGPTGFAMNLARDMGPRIAHAILPIPGGKADNDWKYGILVPGLAPFFGGACAALFARYFLSI; encoded by the coding sequence GTGATTCATCAATTAGTTGCGGAATTTTTAGGAACAGCACTTATGATTGTCTTTGGTGTCGGTGTGCATTGCTGCGAGGTGCTAAATACATCGAAATATCAGCACTCAGGTCATATTTTTGCGATTACGACTTGGGGATTCGGTATCACCATTTCTCTGTTTATCTTTGGAAATGTTTGCATTAACCCGGCAATGGTGCTGGCTCAGGCTATCCTCGGCAATATTCCGTGGGCGAATGTGATTCCGCTCAGCATTGCCGAGGTGTTCGGCGGTGTTTTCGGCGCGATCGTTGTCTTTATCGCTTATTATGATCAATTTAAAGCTTCCAAGAACATTGACCGGATTAAGATCCGTAATATTTTCTCAACGAATCCAAACGTACGCTACTTACCGCGTAACTTCTTTGTCGAATTTATCGATACGTTTATCTTTATTACCGCAATATTGGCTATTAGTACGGTCAAGACACCGGGCATTGTCCCGATCGCCGTCGGTCTGCTCGTTTGGGCAATTGGCATGGGCATGGGCGGTCCGACTGGATTCGCGATGAACCTCGCCCGAGATATGGGCCCGCGTATCGCTCATGCGATTTTGCCGATCCCAGGCGGAAAGGCAGACAACGATTGGAAGTACGGCATTCTCGTACCAGGCCTTGCGCCGTTTTTCGGTGGTGCATGTGCTGCTTTGTTTGCCCGCTATTTCCTTAGTATTTAA
- the larC gene encoding nickel pincer cofactor biosynthesis protein LarC, which yields MRTLYLDAFSGISGDMFIGALLDLGIDYEQFQEALAKLHVPGYQLENKRLAKNSIYGTSFDVVLDHEKDRGFIEHSTHHHHHDVRHLSDICALIAGSDLLEKIKDQSIAVFTEIAKAEAAVHQMPVEAVHFHEVGAMDSIVDIVGCFIALDMLGVDEVHASTLSDGSGFIQVAHGQMPVPVPAVMQMRVGTTIPIKQRTDVQTELITPTGMGLVKELVSVFGPIPEHDSLLKTGYGFGKRETGAFNALRVLLFESKKSRQTVRTNADEVLLIEANLDDQGGESLGFAMDLLLEAGALDVFFTPIYMKKNRPACKLSVLCALADQAKFVDLLLTHTQTIGVRYQRMQRSIMKRQFKTVDTKFGAIRVKIASRGDVVRETAEYDDCAQAARTHGVSLAEIEREVQRRLACSENQ from the coding sequence ATGCGCACACTTTATTTAGATGCTTTTTCAGGAATCAGCGGAGACATGTTTATCGGTGCGCTGCTCGATCTCGGTATCGACTATGAACAGTTTCAAGAGGCACTCGCGAAACTGCATGTGCCTGGCTACCAGTTGGAAAATAAGCGGCTCGCGAAAAACAGTATTTACGGGACAAGCTTTGATGTGGTTTTAGACCATGAAAAGGACCGCGGTTTTATTGAACATTCCACGCATCACCACCACCATGACGTTCGGCATTTGAGCGATATCTGTGCGCTGATTGCGGGAAGCGATTTGCTTGAGAAGATAAAAGATCAGTCCATCGCTGTGTTTACGGAAATTGCCAAAGCGGAAGCAGCGGTACATCAGATGCCTGTTGAAGCCGTTCATTTTCACGAGGTCGGTGCGATGGACTCGATTGTCGATATTGTTGGCTGTTTCATCGCCCTTGATATGCTCGGCGTCGACGAAGTTCATGCCTCGACTCTGTCCGATGGCTCCGGCTTTATTCAAGTCGCACATGGACAAATGCCGGTTCCGGTGCCTGCGGTAATGCAGATGCGCGTCGGCACCACGATTCCGATCAAACAGCGAACAGACGTTCAGACCGAGCTGATTACACCGACGGGCATGGGTCTTGTCAAGGAGCTGGTCAGCGTATTTGGTCCCATTCCTGAACATGATAGTTTGCTTAAGACCGGGTACGGGTTCGGAAAGCGCGAGACAGGTGCTTTCAATGCCTTGCGTGTGCTGCTTTTTGAGTCAAAAAAAAGCAGGCAGACCGTACGTACCAACGCTGACGAGGTGCTGCTGATTGAAGCCAATCTGGACGATCAAGGCGGTGAGTCGCTCGGATTTGCTATGGATCTTCTGCTTGAAGCCGGCGCTTTGGATGTCTTTTTCACCCCTATTTATATGAAGAAAAATCGGCCGGCCTGTAAGCTTTCCGTTCTTTGTGCCCTTGCAGACCAGGCAAAGTTTGTTGACTTGCTGCTGACGCATACACAGACCATCGGCGTCCGTTATCAGCGAATGCAGCGATCCATCATGAAACGCCAATTTAAAACGGTTGACACGAAATTCGGTGCGATTCGCGTTAAGATCGCCAGCCGTGGCGATGTGGTCAGAGAGACTGCCGAATATGACGATTGCGCTCAGGCCGCACGCACCCATGGAGTTAGCCTGGCGGAGATTGAACGGGAAGTGCAGCGCCGACTGGCATGTTCAGAAAATCAATAA